GCTCGAACATCAGCGTGTAGGGACAATGCGGATTGTAGGGCGATGGCTTGTTACACAGCGCGAGGTAATCCGGGGGCACGAGCTGCTTGTCGCGCCATTTGCCGCCGTGCGCGAGGCAATAGCCGAAGCGCAACGCATCGGTCGCGTGCACCGCGATGCTGCCCGCGCCGTTCGCGTGCGGCATCCGGAATCCGCCGCGGTTCAGGCAATAACCCCACGCGCCCCAGCCCATCGGCTTCGCCAGGCGCTCGTCGATGTATTTGTCCAGCTCCATGCCCGTGATGCGCCGCAGCACCATCGACGCGATGTGCGGCTCCGGCGACGAGTAGGAATAACCCGCGCCCGCGTTCGTCCACATCGCGCAACGCAACGACGAACCATCAACGTCCTTGATGCTTTGTCCCGGCGACGGCTTCAGCGGAAATGATTTGCCCATCACGACCGCCGTCGGCGCGCCGCCTTCGCCATTATAGCCGCCGGTCATGCAGAGCAATTGTCCGAGTGTGATGTCCGCGCGGCGCGGATCGTCGAATTTGCCCTCGGCGTTGAAGGCTTCCGGCAAAAATTTTGGCGTGAACACTTTCGTGTCGAGCCCTTCGGGAATTTTGTCGCGGAACTCGTGCAACATGATGCCGCAGGCGATGCTCGTGTAAGCCTTGCCCGTCGAAGCCATGTCCGGATTCGCGTTGCGGCTGGCGCGCCCGACATACTTCTCGAACACCAGCCAGCCATTGCGCACCACGATCAACCCGGCGTTCTGCGTGCAACGCTGCGTGAATTCCCACGCCTGCTCCAACCGCGGCAAATCCATCGCGGCGCGTTCGCGGATTTGCGTGGCGTTAGTCGCGGTGCGCCAACCGCCCGCGCTGTCGGGTGGAGGGAAATGATCCGCCGCGCGCGCAAACGGTAGCCAGAGGAAAACCAAAATGAAAACGAAACGCATGAACGAGTTTAGCAGGCGGTTCGAGGCCGGCAAGCCCCGGTGGATGCTAGTCCTTCCTCAGTTCCTGCAACAGACTGAGCGTCTCCCGGATCAGGACTTCATCGGCTCCGGGCGCGAAGTGGCTGCTCTGCACTTCATAACCGCCGTCGGGATAACTCGAGGTCGTGGGGAGGTATCCGGCGGCGCCATTGCAATGGGTGAACACGAACGTGTAGCCGAACGGCGATTTTTCTTTCACCGCTTTACCGATTTCATTGAAGACCTCGCCGCCCCAGCCAACGAAGGCTATGTCACCCAGTCTCGCGGCCGTGATGAGCATCGAAGCCGTCGCGCCCGTCTCGGATTCATCGTCGCCGCTTTTGCCAGGAACAGTGATGGTCTCCGAAGCGGTCCTGATGGTTGTGTTGGTGACATTCGTCCGGATTCCATCAGCGACATGAACGACCTCTTCGCCCAGGAGTGTCCCCAACAGGATCGGTTCGGGGATCCATCCGTTGTTGGTCTTGAACCCGGAAAGAACCCGGTACCACGGATCGATGTTGCCGGAGGCTCCGGCGAATCCCGTGCTGATCGCTCCCGAGCCATAATAATTCTCGATGAACCGGGCTGCCAACCCGTGCACATCGCCGCTGACGCTGTTGTTTCCCGGTCCAAGCGATGTGCTGTGAGTGTCATGGGCAAAGATAAGACCGGCGATGCCTGATTCGCCCGGACGAACCAATCGAAGCACCTGAACTTCGCGATCGGTCATGAGTGCCGGGTTGCGGCCAAGGATCACCTTGGGCTTGCCCTCCTTGTCGGTCACCACC
This genomic window from Candidatus Angelobacter sp. contains:
- a CDS encoding serine hydrolase — encoded protein: MRFVFILVFLWLPFARAADHFPPPDSAGGWRTATNATQIRERAAMDLPRLEQAWEFTQRCTQNAGLIVVRNGWLVFEKYVGRASRNANPDMASTGKAYTSIACGIMLHEFRDKIPEGLDTKVFTPKFLPEAFNAEGKFDDPRRADITLGQLLCMTGGYNGEGGAPTAVVMGKSFPLKPSPGQSIKDVDGSSLRCAMWTNAGAGYSYSSPEPHIASMVLRRITGMELDKYIDERLAKPMGWGAWGYCLNRGGFRMPHANGAGSIAVHATDALRFGYCLAHGGKWRDKQLVPPDYLALCNKPSPYNPHCPYTLMFEQNSDGHVIGAPRDAFWKSGAGGFALIIVPSLDLVIYKMGGNNGQYDPTLTDVPQPEPSHERDDWKPIQGTPFVEGSRGGDDGIRRVLEMVCAAVRE
- a CDS encoding neutral/alkaline non-lysosomal ceramidase N-terminal domain-containing protein yields the protein MRPANLRLSIRLCLLSLSLLSGPVAAPALADGLRAGLARIDITPTQPVMLAGYASRKELSREVHDPLFARAVAFEHGDQRLVLVAVENCGFYNSTAEPLRSAVLKASGLKPSELFLCATHTHSAPALGLESPKSHTNNVQYTQWLEGRLVDVVSRAIANLGPVEAGVGSGSSPVGANRREVVTDKEGKPKVILGRNPALMTDREVQVLRLVRPGESGIAGLIFAHDTHSTSLGPGNNSVSGDVHGLAARFIENYYGSGAISTGFAGASGNIDPWYRVLSGFKTNNGWIPEPILLGTLLGEEVVHVADGIRTNVTNTTIRTASETITVPGKSGDDESETGATASMLITAARLGDIAFVGWGGEVFNEIGKAVKEKSPFGYTFVFTHCNGAAGYLPTTSSYPDGGYEVQSSHFAPGADEVLIRETLSLLQELRKD